The nucleotide sequence CGTGGCCGACGTGGAGCGGCTGCGGGCGCCCATGCAGAAGATTACGGATTTTGTGCTGAAGTCTTCTGGCGCAGTCGATACCGCCGAAGTGATAAATTTGAACTCTGAAATCAGAGAGGATGCACCATGAAATCACCCATCGAAGTGCTGGCCCTATGGGATCAGGAGGCCGAAGTGTGGACCGCCACAAGTGACCAGGTGCCGGGGCTGGCCATCGAGGCCGAGACCATCGAGGACTTGGTGCGGCGACTCAAGGTGGTCATCCCGGAGCTGCTGGAGCTTAACCAACTTGCTCTTGAGGATGAGGAAATCGTTTTTCACCTGCGCGGCGAACGAAGCGAGGCATTGAGGCTGCGCCGGCATGGCTGATTTTACTCCACGCCTAAAAAAGATCCTGCTGGAAGCTGGCTGCCGGTTTGTCAGGCAGGGGCGCGGAGATCACGAAATATGGCACAGTCCAATTACCAAGATTCATTTCGTGGTGGATGGCAAGATCAAATCCCGCCACACCGCTAACGCAGTGCTCAAGCAAGCAGGCTTGGAAAAGCAGTTTTGACCTTTTGCCGCGTCTAGGGCGATTACCTGTCGTGTCCCGGATGATTGACGACACGTTTATGAAACAAGTGTGGGT is from Methylohalobius crimeensis 10Ki and encodes:
- a CDS encoding DUF1902 domain-containing protein yields the protein MKSPIEVLALWDQEAEVWTATSDQVPGLAIEAETIEDLVRRLKVVIPELLELNQLALEDEEIVFHLRGERSEALRLRRHG
- a CDS encoding type II toxin-antitoxin system HicA family toxin; its protein translation is MADFTPRLKKILLEAGCRFVRQGRGDHEIWHSPITKIHFVVDGKIKSRHTANAVLKQAGLEKQF